In one window of Actinomycetota bacterium DNA:
- a CDS encoding 4Fe-4S dicluster domain-containing protein has protein sequence MFGTGMAKGFSATIRRAFMPAWTVLYPYEVRQLPERSRMRLAMSLAEDGSTDCKACLACANACPDHALRLDVDTGDGRRLVRMVANVGRCTFCGLCVEACPTGCLGFTGAFDMAVRTREATIATLFESPAGQAHAAERQAERQ, from the coding sequence GTGTTCGGCACTGGGATGGCGAAAGGCTTCTCCGCCACGATCAGGCGCGCGTTCATGCCGGCTTGGACGGTGCTGTACCCGTACGAGGTGAGGCAGCTGCCCGAGCGCTCGCGCATGCGCCTGGCGATGAGTCTGGCCGAGGACGGCTCGACGGACTGCAAGGCGTGTCTGGCGTGCGCGAATGCCTGCCCCGACCACGCGCTGCGCCTCGATGTGGACACCGGCGACGGTCGCAGGCTCGTGCGGATGGTCGCCAACGTCGGCAGGTGCACGTTCTGCGGGCTTTGCGTGGAGGCGTGCCCGACGGGGTGCCTCGGCTTCACGGGTGCCTTCGACATGGCGGTGCGCACACGCGAGGCGACGATCGCGACGCTCTTCGAGAGCCCGGCGGGTCAGGCCCATGCCGCCGAGCGCCAGGCGGAGCGGCAGTGA
- a CDS encoding NADH-quinone oxidoreductase subunit J, with protein MSAPLLGTMLFAALAVFILGLSALAMLSRNYVHSAVFLAGALIGFAGIFALLGATFIALLQVFVYAGAVSILVIFVIMMTRTSVPGWDQLLHRQRWAAPLVVGVFAVGVVRVIVAAARLMPAEPGPPRGTDALATHLFLTYAVPFELASLVLLGALIGAVYLAREAE; from the coding sequence GTGAGCGCCCCGCTGCTGGGCACGATGCTGTTCGCGGCGCTGGCCGTGTTCATACTCGGCTTGTCGGCGCTGGCGATGCTGTCGCGCAACTACGTGCACAGCGCCGTGTTCCTCGCGGGAGCGCTCATCGGCTTCGCGGGTATCTTCGCGCTGCTGGGTGCCACGTTCATCGCGCTGCTGCAGGTCTTCGTCTACGCGGGCGCGGTCAGCATCCTCGTCATCTTCGTGATCATGATGACCCGCACCTCGGTGCCGGGTTGGGATCAGCTCCTGCACCGCCAGCGCTGGGCGGCGCCCCTGGTTGTCGGCGTGTTCGCGGTCGGGGTCGTCAGGGTGATCGTGGCGGCGGCGCGGCTGATGCCCGCCGAGCCCGGCCCGCCGCGCGGCACGGACGCGTTGGCCACGCACCTGTTCTTGACCTACGCGGTCCCGTTCGAGCTGGCGTCCCTGGTGCTTCTCGGGGCGCTCATCGGGGCCGTCTACCTGGCGAGAGAGGCCGAGTGA